The Paenibacillus spongiae nucleotide sequence TAAGCGCAAGCGCGCTGGAAGAATATGATGAGTATTTGTCCAAGACGCCGAACAAGGACACGGATTACTATCTGGTCAAGGTGATCGAATCCCGTCCGGTATCCAATCAAATCGCGGAAGATCTTAGCGTGAAGCATGCTTCGCCGCAAATTATTCTGTTCAAGGACCAGAAGTCGGTGTGGAATACATCCCACTGGTCGATTACGAACAAGCATATTACTGCTGTCTTAGATTAATCTCGTGTGACCCGGCAAGAAAACTCAGGGCCATTGGATCAGTTCATGATCCGATGGCTTTTTTTTGTTGAAAAAAGGGTCCAGCGGCATAGGGTCATGTCCCTATTTACATTTACTGGAACGAAAATCATACTAAGCATGAAATTATTAAAACTAAAAATCTAAAGGAGGTAAATAATGGAATTTATTGTCCGAAAAAGATGGTTGAGAGTCGTAATGTCATTGATTATTGTCGTTACAGCAGGAATGCAATTTTCAACAGAACGGGCTAGCGCACTTTCGGTTCCACGAATTACGGTGGATTTTCCGGCAGGCGGCACCATCATTTCGGATGACTTCTTTCCCCGCGTCAGTGTCTACTCGCTTGATCCCGTCTCCAGTGTATATGTCCTGATCGGAGACAAGCGGTTCGACCTGCCCAAAATCTCGACGGTCTGTTCGACAACCTGTCAATACGGCCAGGTGTTGGACTTGTCCGACATGCCAAGAGGCCAGCTGAATGTAGGTTTTCATGCGGATAACGGGATCGATGGGGAGCTGGCGGTAACGTACACGCTGAATAATCCGCCGAACATCCGTCTTACATCACCCATGCCCTTTGCAGCCGTCACGCCCAATGCCGCATTGTCCGCATCTTGCGAGGATGATGTAATAGGCGGCTGCCGGGAGATGAAAGCGAAGATTGGCAGTGCCGTACTGGCGACCGGAGTGGACCGGCTGGATCAGGCGCTTGATCTCACCGCCTATGACGGGAAGAGAGTCGACCTTCGTCTTGAAGCTGTGGATCATCTAGCCCAGGCAACAGTGAACAGTCATCCCGTCTATGTGGAGAGCAATCCTAAGCTTGAGCCGGTCGAGCAAGAAAAGGGCCTTCTGCTCGATGCAGATGAGAGCCGAATCGTCTACTGGGATGCCTATTACCACCGCATCGTCGTGAAGGATCGGAATACGGGCGTGGAGAACGTATTGCCGCTGCTCGTTGCGCAGCAGTGGAATTTATCCGTGCGGTTAACGCCGACCGGTGTGATCGGGACGGCATGGGATGCAGCCGGATCTCCTTATTTGGTCATCAAAGACGGCTATATCGGCAACGGACGCGATCCGATGGGGAAATTCCGGGCTTTTGAATGGCGTCCTGAAGGATTGACCGATTTGCCGCTTACCGGGCTGCTCGTCAACGGAACTTTCGCAGCTTACAAGCAGACCGACGATAAGGGAATGGACACGAACCGCCTCATGATTCGCGATCTGGTGACAAACGAAGAGCGAGAGGTTGATGAGACGACAGACCCATCCTATACCTTGACCGGCCAAGGCGAGCTGCTCTACGTCAAATCCGGCAAGATCTATCGCTATTCCTACGCTTCCGGCCAATCCGAGCAAATTAGCCAGGCTGACAATGCGCTGTATACATCGCCGGTTGCAGATGGAGATACGGTTCTGTATACGAAGAACGGACGGGACGTCATCGTCCTGAAGGATGGACAAGAAGCTGTGCTTGAAGGCACGGACCGATCAGTCGGTTATTTGACTAGCGGCGGCTGGATCGCATTCGTCCGGAACAATGAATCGGGCGCCCGACAATATTGGGTTCGCTCTCCCGAAGGGGCGGAAGCAGTCGCAGCCACCGTGAAAACGGGCAGCAGCCGGCTTGATGCACTAGCACCGGACGGGAGCGTGACGTTCACCGACAACGGGACGCTGTTTATTAGCCGGATCGGTCAAGAAGGACGCATGGAGCAGGAGCGGCTCACCATGGATGCGGCTAAGAGCTTCTATCGCGACGGCTGGAATGTCTTCCTGGGGGCGGCTTGGTATACGGCTGGCGGCAAACCTGTGGAGCCGGAGCCCGTGCTGAAGACTTTGCGCATGAATGTACCGGATAAGATGCAGCTGAAAGCAGGGGAGTCCATCGCACTGAAGGTCGAAGGCCTTTATTCGGACGAGCGTACTCAGGATGTCACCTTGGACAGCAAATATGAATCAGCCGATGCATCTATCGTCTCGGTATCGCCGTTAGGGGAGCTGGCAGCAATCGCCCCGGGCGAGACCGTTATTACGGTCTCATTCGGCAGCCTTACCTCCACTGTCAGTGTTGTTGTGCCTGAGCCCGAGATACCGGGGCCATCCGATCCGACCGCTGATCTGGACGGAGACGGGATCGTAGGGCCGAATGATTTAATTGAATTTATGAGAGCCTTCGGAACAACGAAGCATACCTCCATGCACTACGATGTCCGAGTCGATTTCGATCTTAACGGGGTTATCGATATGAAGGATGCCGCTGTTTTTTATCTGCTGTACAGGGAGCGCAGGTAAGCTATTTATCCGCGGAATCGATAGAAGATTCATGATTGTATTGAAGAAGGGAAGGCTCCAAGCAGGATCTTGGAGTCTTTGCTATTGTTTAGCAATGGCGGAATTTGGGTTATTAAATACCCGACTACATAATATACATGCGAAAGTTAGTGCAATTCATGATAACCGATTGCTTGCCGCTAACTTTCCGCTGCAGCTGTAACGAAATTTTGCTCAAACGGAGGGATGCCATTGATTCATTTTAAGCGGGTGAACAAACACTTTGGCCGGTTTCATGTTCTGAAGGATATCGAGCTGGACATCGGCGAAGGAGAGGTTGTCGTAGTCGTTGGACCATCCGGCTCCGGCAAAAGCACCTTGCTGCGCTGCATCAACCGGCTGGAAACGATTACGGACGGTGAATTGAACGTCGGCGGGGTGACGGTGAACGATAAAGCGACGGACATCAATAAGCTCCGGCGCAAAATCGGGATGGTGTTTCAGCATTTTAACTTGTATCCCCATATGAAGGTGATCGACAACATTACGCTGGCCCCAATTAAAGCACTGGGACTGCCGGAGAAGGAAGCTAAGGAAACGGCGATGTATTATCTCGAGAAGGTCGGGATTCCCGAGAAGGCCGACGCCTTTCCTTCCCAGCTCTCGGGAGGTCAGCAGCAGCGGGTAGCCATCGCTCGCGGTCTGGCAATGAAGCCGGATATTATGCTGTTCGATGAACCGACGTCTGCTCTCGATCCTGAGATGATCGGAGAAGTATTGGATGTCATGAAATCGCTTGCGCATGAAGGGATGACCATGGTTGTCGTCACGCATGAGATGGGCTTTGCCCGGGAGGTGGCGAACCGGATCGTCTTTATGGATCAAGGCAAGATCATCGAGGAAGCGGAGCCTGCCGACTTCTTCGCACAGCCGAAGGAGGAGCGCGCGAGATTGTTCTTGAGTCGTGTCATCAATCATTAAACGAAAGGGGTATGATGGAATGACGAACATACGAGCACGGGTAATGGGATTGGTGCTGCTGGCATTCATGCTGCTTCTTGCCGGTTGTGGAAACAATGGAGGAGATGGCGCTAATACCGCTAACGCTAACACCGCTAACACCGGCAGCGGGGATGAAGGGGCGGCTGCGGAGATTAAGGCGCGCGGCAAGCTGGTCGCCGGCGTCAAATTCGATACGAAGCTGTTCGGGCTGAAGGATCCCGGAACCGGCGAGGTTGAAGGCTTCGATGTCGATATTGCCAAGGCGATTGCGAAGAAGCTGCTGGGTGATGAAAGCAAGCTGGAGCTGAAGGAAGTGACGTCGAAGACGCGGGTTCCGATGTTGAATAACGGGGAAATCGACGTCATCATCGCGACGATGACCATCACGGAGGACCGGAAGAAGGAAGTCGATTTCTCGGATGTTTATTTCAAGGCGGGTCAATCCATTCTCGTGAAGAAAGGCAGTCCGATCCGAAGCATTGACGATGTAACGAAGGATACGAAGGTTATTGGCGTCAAGGGGGCAACCTCCATTAAGAATATCGAGGAGAAGGTCTCCGGGCTGAAGGTTCAGCAGTACGAGAATTATCAGGAAGCGTTCACGGCACTCCGGGCGGGCAAAGGAGAAGTGCTGACGACGGACAATTCCATTCTGTACGGCATGATGAAGCAGGACCCGAACTACGAGGTGGTGGGCAGCACGTTCACGGATGAACCGTACGGGATTGCCATCAAGAAGGGAGAAGCCGGCCTGGTGAAGCTTGTCAACGAAACGCTGGAGGAGATCAAGGCGAGCGGTGAATACGACAAAATCTACGAGAAGTGGATCGGCGAGAAGCCGGCCGATGAATAAGTCCGTATGATCGATATCACGGTCCTGACCGATCATTGGGATTCCTATATGATTGGCCTGCGGAACACGCTGTTTGCCAGTCTGATGGCATTGGCAGGCAGCTTCGTTCTGGGAACAATCATAGCCGTCTTCCGGATTTCGCCCATTGCGGCACTGCAAGTATTCGGCACCGCCTACGTGGAGCTCTTCCGAAACATCCCGCTGCTGCTCGTTGTGTACATGTTTTTTCTCGGACTCCCTGCGATTGGCATTGCGCTTGACGGCTTCGTGTCCGGGACGCTCGGCCTTATGGTCTATACATCCGCTTTCATCGCGGAGGCCATCCGGGCAGGAATCATGGCGGTCCCTCAAGGACAGACAGAAGCCGCCCGCTCTTCCGGGCTCACCTATATGGGGACCATGCGCTATGTCGTGCTTCCGCAGGCGGTGAAGATCGTCGTGCCGCCCATCACGAATCAATTTCTCAATCTCGTCAAAAATTCATCGATTCTCGGCGTCGTGGCCGGGCTTGATCTGATGTATTACGGCGATTTGGTCAACGCGGAGACGTATAATACGGTCGATACGTATGTGTTTGTCGCCTTGTTTTATTTGATTATGACGCTGCCGCTTGCTTATGCTTCCCGGCTGTTGGAACGCAGGCTTGCAAGAAGCGGTTAGCATGACCGGCCGCCGGCATGCAGCGTCATACCTGCGTGAAGAGGTGCCGCGCGCGGTGCAAATGAACCGGAAAGGAGGTCGACTATGGATTTTGGGCAGGCTTACTCGCCGGACAATCTGCGTTTTCTCATGGAAGGACTGGGCATGACGCTTCGTCTTGCGTTTGTAGCCATTATTCTGAGCTTCATCGTCGGGTGTCTGCTTGGCGTGATCCGTTATGCGAAGATGCCTGTCGCATCAAAGCTGATTGGCTTGCTCGTCGAAACGATCCGCAACTTGCCGCTTCTGCTGCTGATCTTCTTCGCGCGTTTCGGATTGCCGGAGCTTGGGATCAAGCTGTCTCCATTCTGGGCGGCGATCGTAGCGCTATCCGTATTCGAAGCGGCGATGATATCGGAAATCGTACGCAGCGGGCTGAAGTCCGTGGAGAAGGGAACGATCGAAGCCGCCAGGGCTTCCGGGCTGACCTACATACAGACGCTGCGACATATCGTGCTTCCGATCGGGCTAAGGCGGATGGTGCCTCCGATTGTGAGCCAGTTTATTTCACTCTTAAAGGATACGTCGTTGGCGGTAATCGTCAGCTTGGCTGAACTAACGCATAACGCGAATATCGTCATGGGCCAGGATATCGCCATCGTGCTGCCGACCCTGATGCTCGTCGCCGCGATCTATTTTACGGTCAATTATGTCCTGTCGATCATTGCGCGCCGATTGGAGTCGAGGCCAACCTGATATTGGCCGGTACGGAGAGTATGCTTGGAGGCGGCCGGGAAGGTTACCGGCTGCCTTCTTATATGACGCTGCGTCCGGGTGAAGCGGCTAACGCAATGAAATGGAGCGTTATGCCCGGCGTTGCTTCTGAAATAGTCTGTTCTTCTTCGCGCTGCTTCCGTATAATGGGAGAGGCATGTCTATTATTTATGAAGAGCAGAGAGGAGTCGGGACGAGATGTACGAGCATTTGGTTTCTTTTCGATTTAAAGAAGAATTGACGCCCGAGAAAGAACAGGAGCTGCTGGATTCGCTCTATTCCTTCAAAGGCCGCATACCAGGCCTGATCGACGTCACCGCGGGCATCAATATCAAGGTAGAACCGGAGAACGCTCATGGCTTCACGCTCGGCTTGCGCGTTACATTCGAGACTCTGGAAGCGCTCCGCGCGTACGGCCCGCACCCGGCTCACCAGGAGTTCGTCAAGAAGCTGGACGGCATTCTGGATCAAGTCGTCGTCATGGATTATGCCGTAAGCAGGTAGGATTGGAGCCTGGGAGACGTGCTGAGAGCAGTTGAATAACGGGTCCGGACGGATAATGTTGTTATTGTATGCTATGATTCATGCTAGAGAGCCGAGCTCTGGAGATTACTCCTGTGCTTGGCTTTCTTGCGTTAATTTTACTATACACCAGTTCCGCTAGTGCCTGCGCAGACGATGAGCGTTGCAATGAAGAGCGCAGCGTCAATAAGGTGGCGGGTTCCGCAGACGTTGAAGATTAATATCTGAAAATCCGGGAACTTTTTTTCAAGTGGCGGGTCTTATTTTATAGAGGTGATCAATGTTGGATCGGCATTACTTACATGATTTGGCTCCGGGTTACGATCGTAATCAAGTATTGAACGATCTCATGACGGAATACGGGGAAGATGTATGGAATTTCGCCTTCTTCCTGACACGTCGTTCCGACGCGGCGGACGATATATCGCAGGATGCGTTTCTGGCGGCTTACAAGCAATTATATGCGTTCCGGGGAGACTGCACCGTTAAGAGCTGGCTGCTCGGCATCACCCGGAATAAATCGCTCAATTATTTGAGAAATGCATTCATTCGCAAGGTAACGCTATTAGAAACGGTGCGTCCTCCATCCGGCAGCTCCCCATCGGCAGAGGACATAACCTTCAAGAGCATGGAAGCCAAACAGCTGTGGACCCGGGTGATGCAGCTGCCGATCAAATTTCGCGAGGTTATTATTCTGGATTACCATTATGGGCTGAGCATCAAGCAAATTGCAGAACTGCTGGGCATTTCCGAAGGTACGGTGAAGTCGAGGGAAAACCGCGCGAAACGGAAAATGGCTGCTATGTTAAACCATGAACGTGAGGGAGGGTGATCGTATGAAGCAGGATCGTCAGATCGAATCATGGGCGGAGCAAATGGGAGCAGCGCCATTCGCAGAAGAGCATTTTACAAATGAGATGAAGAACCGGGTGCTGGATAAGGCTAATGTGCTCACGACAAAAGGGAAGTCACGCCGCGCGAGAACCCTGGTGATCGCTTCTCTGGCCATTGCGACAGCGTTGATTATTGGATTGACGGGATTATTGGAACGACTGTCGCTGAACGGCGACTCGAGAAACGGCACATCATCCGTGAAGGAGGAACGGCTCTCTTATTACGAGGATGGGGAACTGAAGCTGTCCGTCTTCCCGGATCCGGAACTGGCTGCCGGCAGGCTGTCGGGATACATCTTTCACATGACGGCGCCATTCGAGGAAATAAAAGGCCGGATGCTTGCCATACGGGCCGAACATCTCGATACAGGCCAACAAGAGGTCGCCGTAGCTCCGGAGGAAATTTTGAAGCCAAGCAGCGGTTATCCAGGACTGGAACGGTATACGGCCACAATCACGCTTCCGTTATCCGGCATGTGGCGTTATGTGGTTGAACTGGACGGCGAGCCTTATGGCGATGTGATCTTAAACGTACCCGA carries:
- a CDS encoding transporter substrate-binding domain-containing protein, with translation MTNIRARVMGLVLLAFMLLLAGCGNNGGDGANTANANTANTGSGDEGAAAEIKARGKLVAGVKFDTKLFGLKDPGTGEVEGFDVDIAKAIAKKLLGDESKLELKEVTSKTRVPMLNNGEIDVIIATMTITEDRKKEVDFSDVYFKAGQSILVKKGSPIRSIDDVTKDTKVIGVKGATSIKNIEEKVSGLKVQQYENYQEAFTALRAGKGEVLTTDNSILYGMMKQDPNYEVVGSTFTDEPYGIAIKKGEAGLVKLVNETLEEIKASGEYDKIYEKWIGEKPADE
- a CDS encoding DUF4871 domain-containing protein; amino-acid sequence: MKQDRQIESWAEQMGAAPFAEEHFTNEMKNRVLDKANVLTTKGKSRRARTLVIASLAIATALIIGLTGLLERLSLNGDSRNGTSSVKEERLSYYEDGELKLSVFPDPELAAGRLSGYIFHMTAPFEEIKGRMLAIRAEHLDTGQQEVAVAPEEILKPSSGYPGLERYTATITLPLSGMWRYVVELDGEPYGDVILNVPEPSWEVSPEFKSGAYWLRGIEGNVGFIDAGFLAGSPQKYMWHFWQERIKLEGAFTVRAVKQGERQMIDIFSRDDLGGPINGADHNAVSTMTLPEPGKWMLLPYVGDRLLGSIVVEAK
- a CDS encoding Ig-like domain-containing protein, with product MEFIVRKRWLRVVMSLIIVVTAGMQFSTERASALSVPRITVDFPAGGTIISDDFFPRVSVYSLDPVSSVYVLIGDKRFDLPKISTVCSTTCQYGQVLDLSDMPRGQLNVGFHADNGIDGELAVTYTLNNPPNIRLTSPMPFAAVTPNAALSASCEDDVIGGCREMKAKIGSAVLATGVDRLDQALDLTAYDGKRVDLRLEAVDHLAQATVNSHPVYVESNPKLEPVEQEKGLLLDADESRIVYWDAYYHRIVVKDRNTGVENVLPLLVAQQWNLSVRLTPTGVIGTAWDAAGSPYLVIKDGYIGNGRDPMGKFRAFEWRPEGLTDLPLTGLLVNGTFAAYKQTDDKGMDTNRLMIRDLVTNEEREVDETTDPSYTLTGQGELLYVKSGKIYRYSYASGQSEQISQADNALYTSPVADGDTVLYTKNGRDVIVLKDGQEAVLEGTDRSVGYLTSGGWIAFVRNNESGARQYWVRSPEGAEAVAATVKTGSSRLDALAPDGSVTFTDNGTLFISRIGQEGRMEQERLTMDAAKSFYRDGWNVFLGAAWYTAGGKPVEPEPVLKTLRMNVPDKMQLKAGESIALKVEGLYSDERTQDVTLDSKYESADASIVSVSPLGELAAIAPGETVITVSFGSLTSTVSVVVPEPEIPGPSDPTADLDGDGIVGPNDLIEFMRAFGTTKHTSMHYDVRVDFDLNGVIDMKDAAVFYLLYRERR
- a CDS encoding amino acid ABC transporter permease is translated as MIDITVLTDHWDSYMIGLRNTLFASLMALAGSFVLGTIIAVFRISPIAALQVFGTAYVELFRNIPLLLVVYMFFLGLPAIGIALDGFVSGTLGLMVYTSAFIAEAIRAGIMAVPQGQTEAARSSGLTYMGTMRYVVLPQAVKIVVPPITNQFLNLVKNSSILGVVAGLDLMYYGDLVNAETYNTVDTYVFVALFYLIMTLPLAYASRLLERRLARSG
- a CDS encoding RNA polymerase sigma factor, yielding MLDRHYLHDLAPGYDRNQVLNDLMTEYGEDVWNFAFFLTRRSDAADDISQDAFLAAYKQLYAFRGDCTVKSWLLGITRNKSLNYLRNAFIRKVTLLETVRPPSGSSPSAEDITFKSMEAKQLWTRVMQLPIKFREVIILDYHYGLSIKQIAELLGISEGTVKSRENRAKRKMAAMLNHEREGG
- a CDS encoding amino acid ABC transporter permease; amino-acid sequence: MDFGQAYSPDNLRFLMEGLGMTLRLAFVAIILSFIVGCLLGVIRYAKMPVASKLIGLLVETIRNLPLLLLIFFARFGLPELGIKLSPFWAAIVALSVFEAAMISEIVRSGLKSVEKGTIEAARASGLTYIQTLRHIVLPIGLRRMVPPIVSQFISLLKDTSLAVIVSLAELTHNANIVMGQDIAIVLPTLMLVAAIYFTVNYVLSIIARRLESRPT
- a CDS encoding Dabb family protein; this translates as MYEHLVSFRFKEELTPEKEQELLDSLYSFKGRIPGLIDVTAGINIKVEPENAHGFTLGLRVTFETLEALRAYGPHPAHQEFVKKLDGILDQVVVMDYAVSR
- a CDS encoding amino acid ABC transporter ATP-binding protein, giving the protein MIHFKRVNKHFGRFHVLKDIELDIGEGEVVVVVGPSGSGKSTLLRCINRLETITDGELNVGGVTVNDKATDINKLRRKIGMVFQHFNLYPHMKVIDNITLAPIKALGLPEKEAKETAMYYLEKVGIPEKADAFPSQLSGGQQQRVAIARGLAMKPDIMLFDEPTSALDPEMIGEVLDVMKSLAHEGMTMVVVTHEMGFAREVANRIVFMDQGKIIEEAEPADFFAQPKEERARLFLSRVINH
- the ytxJ gene encoding bacillithiol system redox-active protein YtxJ, with the protein product MWKEITTLQEWEQMLQQSGEKQQIIFKHSTACPVSASALEEYDEYLSKTPNKDTDYYLVKVIESRPVSNQIAEDLSVKHASPQIILFKDQKSVWNTSHWSITNKHITAVLD